The following coding sequences are from one Virgibacillus necropolis window:
- the purH gene encoding bifunctional phosphoribosylaminoimidazolecarboxamide formyltransferase/IMP cyclohydrolase, with protein sequence MTKRALISVSNKENIVAFAKGLVELDYEIISTGGTLKALQQAGVAASAVEDITDFPEILDGRVKTLHPSIHGGLLADLKNEKHQAQLNEHNITPIDLVIVNLYPFQETLANENTTDADKIENIDIGGPTMLRAAAKNFTNVAVVVDPADYTDILTALKQGELDGGKRLELAAKVFRHTAHYDALIAGYFNEQTDAQYPDSYSVTYEKVQSLRYGENPHQQAAFYKDAKVSSYSLAAAKQLHGKELSYNNIQDANAALEIIAEYTEPTAVAVKHMNPCGIGVSDSMVNAFEKAYAADSISIFGGIVACNRSVDADTASLLREIFLEIVIAPSFTKEALEILTEKKNIRLLEVSMEDSKGSSKKITSVNGGLLVQEQDKGMAAKDEWTYPTERKPSEKEVADLLFAWRAVKHVKSNAIVLAKDNQTVGIGAGQMNRIGSATIAIEQAGEKATKSVLASDAFFPMPDTVEAAVKAGVTAIIQPGGSKRDQDSIDVCDQHGIAMVYTGMRHFKH encoded by the coding sequence ATGACGAAGCGTGCACTTATAAGTGTTTCTAATAAAGAAAATATCGTAGCTTTTGCAAAAGGTTTAGTGGAACTTGATTATGAAATCATCTCAACTGGTGGAACACTAAAGGCTTTGCAACAAGCGGGTGTTGCTGCTAGCGCGGTTGAGGATATCACTGATTTTCCGGAAATTTTAGATGGTCGTGTAAAAACATTACATCCTTCTATCCATGGAGGATTATTAGCAGACCTGAAAAACGAAAAGCATCAAGCTCAGCTTAATGAACATAACATTACACCAATTGATTTGGTTATCGTGAACCTATATCCATTCCAAGAAACGTTAGCAAATGAAAACACAACAGATGCAGATAAAATAGAAAATATTGATATCGGCGGCCCTACAATGCTTCGTGCAGCAGCAAAAAACTTTACGAATGTTGCGGTCGTTGTTGATCCTGCTGACTACACAGATATTTTAACAGCCTTGAAGCAAGGTGAGCTAGATGGGGGAAAACGCTTGGAGCTTGCAGCGAAAGTGTTTCGCCACACAGCACATTACGATGCGTTAATTGCAGGATATTTTAATGAGCAAACGGATGCCCAGTACCCAGACTCATATTCCGTTACCTATGAAAAAGTTCAATCGTTACGTTACGGGGAAAACCCACATCAGCAAGCAGCTTTTTATAAAGATGCAAAAGTGTCATCATATAGTTTAGCTGCAGCTAAGCAGTTGCACGGTAAGGAATTGTCGTACAACAATATCCAAGATGCAAACGCGGCCTTAGAAATCATTGCTGAATACACGGAGCCTACTGCAGTTGCTGTAAAACATATGAACCCATGCGGAATTGGTGTGAGTGATTCAATGGTTAACGCTTTTGAAAAAGCTTATGCAGCTGATTCTATTTCAATTTTTGGCGGAATTGTGGCATGTAATCGCTCGGTAGATGCAGATACTGCTTCATTACTACGTGAAATTTTCCTTGAAATCGTCATTGCACCTAGTTTTACAAAAGAAGCGTTGGAAATTTTAACCGAAAAGAAAAATATTCGATTACTTGAGGTTTCAATGGAAGACAGTAAAGGTAGCTCAAAAAAAATCACTAGCGTCAATGGTGGATTGTTAGTACAAGAACAAGATAAAGGAATGGCAGCTAAAGATGAGTGGACATATCCAACGGAGCGTAAACCATCTGAAAAAGAAGTAGCTGATTTATTGTTCGCTTGGCGCGCAGTTAAGCACGTGAAGTCCAATGCGATTGTTTTGGCAAAAGATAATCAAACAGTTGGAATTGGTGCTGGTCAGATGAACCGAATTGGCTCTGCTACTATTGCTATTGAACAGGCTGGTGAAAAAGCTACGAAATCTGTCTTGGCATCAGATGCATTTTTCCCAATGCCTGATACGGTTGAAGCGGCTGTAAAAGCTGGAGTAACTGCGATCATCCAACCAGGTGGTTCCAAACGTGAT